The following proteins come from a genomic window of Corallococcus sp. NCRR:
- a CDS encoding GumC family protein gives MERGMTADQLLSALWRRKALVGAIAAAIFVLGAAIVMTRPSIYEASVVVRVEPQRPGEEMVQRTVSELIEQRLVTVRQELLARPVLQKAIEEMNLYPELVSDKGIEAAVEQMRKDLTVRVEGETAFELTYAGRDPQVVAQVANRLPAIFSEETLKIRQTQAARATDLFTEEMVAMGKAVSSWESKIAKFKVDHLGELPEQMEMNMRGLERISAQLQTKSEELRSAEARRSDLARARNAADSEAGRLEATESGLSRTLTQAKTQWTPDHPEVKRMERELNDISTQRKDAEGRMFAERNERTRVATLITNIQKDIVDLQKQAEAYQARLNNTPRWAQELAVMNRDYEISRTKYQSVVSRKVEAEIAQELEAKSAKSLFNVISPAGVPSSPARPDRMTGLLIAALVALALGVLTGTVLEMRDDSLRDGTEVRERLTLPVLAVVPNMQGKTEKRILMPMAGSKNSVSSPTSLN, from the coding sequence ATGGAGCGTGGGATGACGGCGGACCAGTTGCTTTCGGCGCTGTGGCGCCGCAAGGCCCTGGTGGGGGCGATCGCTGCAGCAATCTTCGTGTTGGGTGCGGCCATCGTGATGACCCGGCCGAGCATTTATGAAGCGTCCGTGGTGGTGCGTGTGGAGCCGCAGCGCCCGGGCGAGGAGATGGTCCAGCGCACGGTGAGCGAGCTCATCGAGCAGCGGCTGGTCACCGTCCGCCAGGAGCTGCTGGCGCGGCCGGTGCTCCAGAAGGCCATCGAGGAGATGAACCTTTACCCGGAGCTCGTGTCCGATAAGGGCATCGAGGCGGCGGTGGAGCAGATGCGCAAGGACCTCACCGTGCGCGTCGAGGGTGAGACGGCCTTCGAGCTCACCTACGCGGGCCGCGACCCGCAGGTGGTGGCGCAGGTGGCCAACCGCCTTCCGGCCATCTTCTCCGAGGAGACGCTGAAGATCCGCCAGACGCAGGCGGCCCGCGCCACCGACCTCTTCACCGAGGAGATGGTCGCCATGGGCAAGGCAGTGTCCTCCTGGGAGAGCAAGATCGCCAAGTTCAAGGTGGACCACCTGGGCGAGCTGCCCGAGCAGATGGAGATGAACATGCGCGGCCTGGAGCGCATCAGCGCCCAGCTGCAGACGAAGTCCGAGGAGCTGCGCAGCGCCGAAGCCCGCCGCTCCGACCTGGCCCGCGCCCGCAACGCCGCGGACAGCGAGGCCGGCCGCCTGGAGGCCACGGAGAGCGGCCTGTCCCGCACCCTCACGCAGGCCAAGACGCAGTGGACGCCAGATCACCCGGAAGTGAAGCGGATGGAGCGTGAGCTGAATGACATCAGCACCCAGCGCAAGGACGCGGAGGGCCGCATGTTCGCCGAGCGCAACGAGCGCACCCGCGTGGCCACGCTCATCACCAACATCCAGAAGGACATCGTGGACCTCCAGAAGCAGGCCGAGGCGTACCAGGCGCGGCTGAACAACACCCCGCGCTGGGCCCAGGAGCTGGCGGTCATGAACCGGGACTACGAAATCTCCCGCACCAAGTACCAGAGCGTGGTGAGCCGCAAGGTGGAGGCGGAGATCGCCCAGGAGCTGGAGGCCAAGAGCGCCAAGAGCCTGTTCAACGTCATCTCGCCCGCCGGTGTGCCTTCCTCGCCTGCTCGCCCTGACCGCATGACGGGCCTGCTCATCGCCGCCCTGGTGGCCCTGGCGCTGGGCGTCCTCACCGGCACCGTCCTCGAGATGCGCGACGACAGCCTGCGCGATGGCACCGAGGTCCGCGAGCGCCTGACGCTGCCTGTCCTGGCGGTGGTCCCGAACATGCAAGGCAAGACGGAGAAGCGGATTCTGATGCCGATGGCTGGGAGCAAGAACAGCGTCTCCTCGCCTACTTCCCTGAACTAA
- a CDS encoding CpsD/CapB family tyrosine-protein kinase, which produces MDSTMERAGNFLPRVDESAASSNAVDRRVVTLTAPASAAAEQYRTLYYRLERMREQRPMKVVALTSAMPGEGKTVTSVNLALAAARANPERRILLVDADLRRGQVAPTLGMRNKQGLAELLAGECDVRDVVRRFNSTRLAVIPAGATPEESTQVLASARMKQFLKAVREGFDEVYVDLPPTLPFADAAILGHQMDGVLMVIRANVTPSKVVNQAVEQLAGAALVGCVLNGAEVNATPYLKNYVKK; this is translated from the coding sequence ATGGATTCGACGATGGAGCGGGCCGGGAACTTCCTCCCCCGCGTGGATGAGAGCGCGGCTTCCTCGAACGCGGTGGACCGGCGGGTGGTGACGCTCACGGCCCCTGCTTCCGCGGCCGCCGAGCAGTACCGCACCCTGTACTACCGCCTGGAGCGCATGCGCGAGCAGCGCCCGATGAAGGTGGTGGCGCTCACCTCCGCGATGCCCGGCGAGGGCAAGACGGTGACGAGCGTGAACCTGGCCCTGGCCGCGGCCCGGGCGAACCCGGAGCGCCGCATCCTGCTGGTGGACGCGGACCTGCGCCGGGGGCAGGTAGCCCCCACGCTGGGCATGCGCAACAAGCAGGGCCTGGCGGAGCTCTTGGCCGGTGAGTGCGACGTGCGCGACGTGGTGCGCCGCTTCAACTCCACGCGGCTGGCGGTCATCCCCGCCGGCGCCACGCCGGAGGAGAGCACCCAGGTGCTGGCCAGCGCCCGCATGAAGCAGTTCCTCAAGGCGGTGCGCGAGGGCTTCGACGAGGTGTACGTGGACCTGCCGCCCACGCTGCCGTTCGCGGACGCGGCCATCCTCGGCCACCAGATGGACGGCGTGCTGATGGTCATCCGCGCCAACGTCACCCCCTCCAAGGTGGTGAACCAGGCGGTGGAGCAGCTGGCGGGCGCGGCGCTGGTGGGCTGCGTGCTCAACGGGGCGGAAGTGAACGCGACCCCGTACCTGAAGAACTACGTGAAGAAGTAG
- the exoE gene encoding polyisoprenyl-phosphate hexose-1-phosphate transferase ExoE, with the protein MLRVFHHYFSAKKLTFFLAESSAIALACVAGAAACAALFAPLGTQPPFATMWPTLVGLGLAFVVTFQFTLYLLDLYDLRIAAEDRTRGYRFLKAAGVTAMVAGGVMLLLPLALPVVLPPGTLLGGAMGALAGTLVVRVSIRALVGEPDAVLVVGDGLKARAVASAIEDGGEGSFRVVALVDPRKVEEPLDAMAARLNASYVVQAADDMRGANWVDSLLRCRLDGRRVYDAAGFCERVLRRIPVQFLRASDFAFADEMTVSPLRRAFKRVFDVAVASMLLLMASPFLILVALAIKLDSKGPVFYRQDRVGLGGRAYPLWKFRSMRTDAEKNGAVWARSNDDRVTRVGKFIRKTRIDEIPQVFNVLLGHMSFVGPRPERPVFTEQLKQQIPFYGVREAVKPGITGWAQIRYPYGASVEDARNKLEFDLYYVKNGSLFLDVGIIFHTVRHVLLGRGAR; encoded by the coding sequence GTGCTTCGCGTTTTCCACCACTATTTTTCAGCCAAGAAACTGACGTTCTTCCTCGCCGAGTCCTCGGCGATCGCGTTGGCCTGTGTCGCGGGTGCCGCGGCCTGCGCGGCCCTCTTCGCGCCCCTGGGTACCCAGCCTCCGTTCGCCACGATGTGGCCGACGCTGGTGGGGCTGGGCCTGGCCTTCGTCGTCACCTTCCAGTTCACGCTGTACCTGTTGGACCTGTACGACCTGCGCATCGCGGCCGAGGACCGGACGCGCGGCTACCGCTTCCTCAAGGCCGCGGGCGTCACCGCGATGGTGGCGGGCGGGGTGATGCTGCTCCTTCCGCTGGCCCTGCCGGTGGTGCTGCCCCCCGGGACGCTGCTGGGCGGCGCGATGGGCGCCCTGGCCGGCACCCTGGTGGTGCGCGTCTCCATCCGGGCGCTGGTCGGTGAGCCCGACGCGGTGCTCGTCGTGGGGGATGGCCTCAAGGCCCGCGCGGTGGCCAGCGCCATTGAAGACGGCGGCGAGGGGTCCTTCCGCGTGGTGGCCCTGGTGGACCCGCGCAAGGTGGAGGAGCCGCTGGACGCGATGGCGGCGCGCCTCAACGCCTCCTACGTGGTGCAGGCCGCGGACGACATGCGCGGCGCCAACTGGGTGGATTCCCTGCTGCGCTGCCGGCTGGACGGGCGGCGGGTGTACGACGCGGCGGGCTTCTGCGAGCGCGTGCTGCGCCGCATCCCGGTGCAGTTCCTGCGCGCCAGCGACTTCGCCTTCGCGGATGAGATGACGGTGTCGCCCCTGCGGCGGGCCTTCAAGCGCGTGTTCGACGTGGCGGTGGCCTCGATGCTCCTCCTGATGGCGTCGCCCTTCCTCATCCTGGTGGCGCTGGCCATCAAGCTGGACTCCAAGGGCCCCGTCTTCTACCGGCAGGACCGCGTGGGCCTGGGCGGCCGGGCGTATCCGCTCTGGAAGTTCCGCAGCATGCGCACCGACGCGGAGAAGAACGGCGCGGTGTGGGCGCGCTCCAACGACGACCGCGTCACCCGGGTGGGCAAGTTCATCCGCAAGACGCGCATCGACGAGATTCCGCAGGTGTTCAACGTGCTGCTGGGCCACATGAGCTTCGTGGGGCCTCGTCCGGAGCGCCCGGTGTTCACCGAGCAGCTCAAGCAGCAGATTCCGTTCTACGGCGTGCGTGAGGCGGTGAAGCCGGGCATCACGGGGTGGGCGCAGATCCGCTACCCCTACGGCGCTTCGGTGGAGGACGCGCGCAACAAGCTGGAGTTCGACCTGTACTACGTGAAGAACGGGTCGCTGTTCCTGGACGTCGGCATCATCTTCCACACGGTCCGGCACGTGCTGTTGGGGCGGGGTGCTCGGTAG
- a CDS encoding amylo-alpha-1,6-glucosidase, which translates to MNEQAPALPRLSFDFPDGADFSNGVHHEWLLTNGRGGYASGTVVGCNTRRYHGLFIPTLEKLGRTVLMARLEETALVDGERYRLTSEEHDDGTTLEDGARHLRHFHLEGLIPVWEYAVGRARLRRRCVMVHGEDTVFLQWEHLSGPEVTLHLRPYPVLRPHDGPLLKEIGAPIVTLRGPLVELRNGEDGPPQRMRLYSDGPTPYVSLAETSRPQHLRTEKARGYDFTEVQHSPGHFTATLKPGGTLSFGLTVEAPGHLLERNPKEVFERELGRQERLLERAPEHGRTGVPARLVLAADQFIIDPPRPADAAWARSMGLDARSVIAGYPWFTDWGRDTMISLDGLTLATGRYREAAAILRTFQHYVRDGLIPNYFPDGENEGVYHTADATLWFFHAVDRYLEETGDEALLRDLFPTLQDIVAHHQKGTRFHIGVDPADGLLRQGQEGYQLTWMDAKVEGWVVTPRRGKAVEINALWFNALRLMAGWAERLGLESGPYRAAAEKAQGSFNQRFWNEAAGCLYDVVDGEDGREDASVRPNQVFAISLKHPVLKRDKWAQVLEMVRRELVTPVGLRSLAPGSKDYKPKYDGDLRARDAAYHQGTVWGWLIGHYVDATLKVSPDIKAARALLSGMEDHLSHAGIGQISEIFDATEPYRPRGCFAQAWSVAESLRVFSKTSVG; encoded by the coding sequence GTGAACGAACAAGCCCCTGCCCTGCCCCGCCTGTCGTTCGACTTCCCGGACGGCGCCGACTTCAGCAACGGCGTGCACCACGAGTGGCTCCTGACCAACGGCAGAGGGGGCTACGCCTCCGGCACGGTGGTGGGCTGCAACACGCGCCGCTACCACGGCCTGTTCATCCCCACCTTGGAGAAGCTGGGCCGCACGGTGCTGATGGCCCGGCTGGAGGAGACGGCCCTGGTGGACGGAGAGCGCTACCGGCTCACGTCCGAGGAGCACGACGACGGCACCACGCTGGAGGACGGCGCGAGGCACCTGCGGCACTTCCACCTGGAGGGGCTGATTCCCGTCTGGGAGTACGCGGTGGGGCGTGCGCGGCTGAGGCGCCGCTGCGTGATGGTGCACGGCGAGGACACGGTGTTCCTTCAGTGGGAGCACCTGTCCGGTCCGGAGGTGACGCTGCACCTGCGGCCATACCCGGTGCTGCGCCCGCATGACGGGCCGCTGTTGAAGGAGATCGGAGCACCCATCGTCACGCTGCGAGGCCCGCTGGTGGAGCTGCGCAACGGAGAGGACGGCCCGCCCCAGCGGATGCGGCTGTATTCGGACGGGCCCACGCCGTACGTGAGCCTGGCGGAGACGTCCAGGCCGCAGCACCTGCGGACGGAGAAGGCGCGCGGCTACGACTTCACGGAGGTGCAGCACTCGCCGGGCCACTTCACGGCGACGCTAAAGCCCGGGGGCACGCTGTCCTTCGGGCTCACGGTGGAGGCGCCGGGGCACCTGCTGGAGCGCAATCCCAAGGAGGTGTTCGAGCGGGAGCTGGGCAGACAGGAGCGGCTGTTGGAGCGCGCCCCGGAGCATGGGCGCACGGGAGTGCCGGCGCGTCTGGTGTTGGCGGCGGACCAGTTCATCATCGATCCGCCCAGGCCCGCGGACGCCGCGTGGGCGCGGTCGATGGGCCTGGACGCGAGGAGCGTCATCGCGGGCTACCCGTGGTTCACGGACTGGGGCCGGGACACGATGATCAGCCTGGACGGGCTGACGCTGGCCACGGGGCGCTACCGCGAGGCGGCGGCCATCCTGCGTACGTTCCAGCATTACGTGCGCGACGGGCTGATTCCGAACTACTTCCCGGACGGAGAGAACGAGGGCGTCTACCACACGGCGGACGCAACGCTCTGGTTCTTCCACGCGGTGGACCGCTACCTGGAGGAGACGGGAGACGAGGCGCTGTTGCGGGACCTGTTCCCGACGTTGCAGGACATCGTGGCGCACCACCAGAAGGGCACGCGCTTCCACATCGGCGTGGACCCGGCGGACGGGCTCCTGAGGCAGGGTCAGGAGGGCTACCAGCTCACCTGGATGGACGCGAAGGTGGAGGGCTGGGTGGTGACGCCGCGCCGGGGCAAGGCGGTGGAGATCAACGCGCTGTGGTTCAACGCGCTCAGGCTGATGGCGGGCTGGGCTGAGCGGCTGGGATTGGAATCAGGACCGTACCGGGCCGCGGCGGAGAAGGCACAGGGCAGCTTCAACCAGCGCTTCTGGAACGAAGCGGCCGGGTGCCTCTACGACGTGGTGGACGGAGAGGACGGCCGAGAGGACGCGAGCGTGCGGCCGAACCAGGTCTTCGCCATCTCGCTCAAGCATCCGGTGCTCAAACGGGACAAGTGGGCGCAGGTGCTGGAGATGGTGCGCCGCGAGCTGGTGACACCGGTGGGCCTGCGAAGCCTGGCGCCGGGGAGCAAGGACTACAAACCGAAGTACGACGGAGACCTGCGGGCCCGCGACGCGGCCTACCACCAGGGCACGGTGTGGGGCTGGCTGATTGGCCACTACGTGGACGCGACACTGAAGGTGTCCCCGGACATCAAGGCCGCACGGGCCCTGCTGTCTGGAATGGAGGACCACTTGTCGCACGCGGGGATTGGACAGATTTCGGAGATCTTCGACGCGACGGAGCCCTACCGTCCGCGAGGCTGCTTCGCCCAGGCCTGGAGTGTCGCGGAATCGCTGCGGGTGTTCAGCAAGACAAGCGTGGGGTGA
- a CDS encoding polysaccharide biosynthesis/export family protein: MGMRRTGFWTVMGMLLLSGCAHQQTLKVDNAEQPYRIGREDVLDVSVWRDQELSRTVPVRPDGFISIPMVGEIQAAGMTPTELAEALKSGLSPYVQEPRVTVIVREVNSSRVFVTGEVAHPGAYPLRGRVSLLQAIALAGGFTDFANSDGIVVIRTDGKGGQIPVRYSDLVSPDGQSVILRPGDTVVVP, encoded by the coding sequence ATGGGAATGCGGCGCACGGGGTTCTGGACGGTGATGGGGATGCTCCTCCTGTCGGGTTGTGCTCACCAGCAGACGCTGAAGGTCGACAACGCGGAGCAGCCCTACCGCATCGGCCGCGAGGACGTGCTCGACGTGAGCGTGTGGCGCGATCAGGAGCTGTCGCGCACGGTGCCGGTGCGTCCCGACGGCTTCATCTCCATTCCGATGGTGGGTGAGATTCAAGCCGCGGGCATGACGCCCACGGAGCTGGCGGAGGCGCTCAAGTCGGGCCTGTCTCCGTATGTGCAGGAGCCGCGCGTGACGGTCATCGTCCGCGAGGTCAACAGCAGCCGCGTGTTCGTCACGGGCGAAGTGGCCCACCCGGGCGCCTACCCGCTGCGCGGCCGCGTGTCCCTGCTGCAGGCCATCGCGCTGGCCGGCGGCTTCACGGACTTCGCCAACTCCGACGGCATCGTGGTCATCCGCACGGACGGCAAGGGCGGGCAGATTCCGGTGCGCTACAGCGACCTGGTCTCCCCCGACGGTCAGAGCGTCATCCTGCGGCCGGGTGACACCGTCGTCGTCCCGTGA
- a CDS encoding phospholipase D-like domain-containing protein — MAIVKSSGISGRQHNLAEQVFSRAAGAPLVTGNDVRLLRDARENYPAWLRAIQQAERSILFENYIIEDDDVGRAFADALAARARDGVQVRVLYDWLGCQGPASRRYWRSLREAGVEVRSFNPFQFDRPLAWLGRNHRKTLTVDGEVGFVSGLCVSHKWVGDEQKGVAPWRDTGLEIRGPAVADLVRAFAQGWSTVGPPLDEEGCLSARASLPRGDVSLRVVAGVPWSAGLFRVDQLIASLARKRLWLTDAYFVGTATYVQALRAASRDGVDVRLLVPGSSDIPALRPLTQAGYRPLLEAGIRVYEWNGTMLHAKTAVADGTWARVGSSNLNPASWLGNSEIDVAVEDAPFARCMEDMYLQDLEHATEVVLSGRDRRMSAAPALPRAQRRPRGRRGSMSRAAAGAVRLGNTVGAAVTNHRELGRTESKVVFGAGVVPLALAGVALYWPHVVAVPAALVGAWAGIALWSRALRLRRQEAQGTEQQPLPEQEVPPRDVIEEPRALAEANASHAPEAGPHQP, encoded by the coding sequence GTGGCCATCGTGAAGTCATCGGGCATCAGCGGCCGGCAGCACAACCTGGCCGAACAGGTCTTCTCCCGCGCCGCGGGCGCGCCGCTCGTGACGGGCAACGACGTGCGTCTCCTTCGAGACGCTCGCGAGAACTACCCCGCGTGGCTGCGCGCCATCCAGCAGGCCGAGCGCTCCATCCTCTTCGAGAACTACATCATCGAAGACGATGACGTGGGCCGTGCCTTCGCGGACGCGCTGGCCGCCCGGGCCCGTGACGGCGTGCAGGTCCGCGTCCTCTATGACTGGCTGGGCTGCCAGGGCCCCGCGTCCCGCCGCTACTGGCGCTCCCTGCGCGAGGCGGGCGTGGAGGTGCGCTCGTTCAATCCCTTCCAGTTCGACCGGCCCCTGGCGTGGCTGGGCCGCAACCACCGCAAGACGCTCACCGTGGACGGCGAGGTGGGCTTCGTCTCCGGCCTGTGCGTGAGCCACAAGTGGGTGGGCGACGAACAGAAGGGCGTGGCCCCGTGGCGTGACACCGGCCTGGAGATTCGCGGCCCCGCGGTGGCGGACCTGGTGCGCGCCTTCGCCCAGGGCTGGAGCACCGTGGGCCCTCCTCTGGATGAAGAGGGCTGCCTGTCCGCCCGCGCCTCCCTGCCCAGGGGCGACGTGTCCCTGCGCGTGGTGGCCGGCGTGCCCTGGAGCGCGGGCCTCTTCCGCGTGGACCAGCTCATCGCGTCGCTCGCGCGCAAGCGGCTGTGGCTCACCGACGCGTACTTCGTGGGCACCGCCACCTATGTACAGGCGCTCCGGGCCGCGTCGCGCGACGGCGTGGACGTGCGGCTGCTCGTGCCCGGCAGCAGCGACATCCCCGCGCTGCGCCCGCTCACCCAGGCCGGCTACCGCCCGCTCCTGGAGGCCGGCATCCGCGTCTATGAATGGAATGGCACCATGCTCCACGCCAAGACGGCGGTGGCGGATGGCACCTGGGCGCGCGTCGGTTCGTCCAACCTCAACCCCGCCAGCTGGCTGGGCAACTCCGAAATCGACGTCGCCGTGGAGGACGCCCCCTTCGCCCGGTGCATGGAGGACATGTACCTCCAGGACCTGGAGCACGCGACGGAGGTGGTGCTCAGCGGACGGGACCGCCGCATGAGCGCCGCGCCCGCGCTGCCTCGCGCGCAGCGGAGACCTCGCGGCCGGCGGGGCAGCATGAGCCGCGCGGCCGCGGGCGCCGTGCGCCTGGGCAACACCGTGGGCGCCGCCGTCACCAACCACCGCGAGTTGGGCCGCACCGAATCCAAGGTCGTCTTCGGCGCGGGCGTGGTGCCGCTGGCCCTGGCCGGCGTCGCGCTCTACTGGCCCCACGTCGTGGCCGTGCCCGCGGCGCTCGTGGGCGCGTGGGCCGGCATCGCGCTGTGGAGCCGGGCCCTGCGCCTGCGCCGCCAGGAGGCCCAGGGCACCGAACAGCAGCCGCTGCCGGAGCAGGAGGTGCCGCCGCGCGACGTCATCGAGGAGCCGCGCGCGCTGGCGGAGGCGAACGCCTCCCACGCCCCGGAGGCCGGGCCCCACCAGCCTTGA